A region from the Engraulis encrasicolus isolate BLACKSEA-1 chromosome 18, IST_EnEncr_1.0, whole genome shotgun sequence genome encodes:
- the LOC134468764 gene encoding potassium channel subfamily K member 2-like: MAAPDLLDPRSAVHSSKPRLSFSANPIVLNPQDLRQEEEVEMRVGVMRWKTVAAILCLVLLYLIMGAAVFQVLEQPHETSEKLNILLAKLDFLSTHPCVNQSQLEDLVRQVVQAIRAGVNPSDNSSNQTSLWDLSSAFFFAGTVITTIGFGNTSPHTEGGRIFCIIYALLGIPLFGFLLAGVGDQLGTIFGKGIARVEKIVKWKVSQTKIRVFSTVLFILFGCLLFVSLPAAIFQHIEGWGTLDAIYFVVVTLTTIGFGDFVAGGSESEIEYQEYYKPLVWFWILVGLAYFAAILSMIGDWFRVISKKTKEEVGEFRAHAAEWTANVSAEFNATRRRLSVDIYQSFQRAASIKRRVSAELPPSPGELSPPSLDTSLSPVSPGKRTLSASLGGYEVGGGGGHHYHHHHHPAPGGLARNGSLFLNLNGLSPDYARSPMRHLSPRTQHPDYTPLRHSSYTPAAPRTPEYRVRASTPPPTTPTMQRSTQNTPPPSTQDSTQNTPPSTMQHSPENTPPPNRSSPEESPCKDIAIIEELT, from the exons A tggctgcTCCCGACCTATTGGACCCCCGGAGTGCGGTGCACAGCTCTAAGCCCCGCCTCTCCTTCTCGGCCAATCCCATCGTGCTGAACCCCCAGGACCTTcgacaggaagaggaagtggagatgCGCGTGGGAGTGATGCGCTGGAAAACGGTGGCCGCCATCCTGTGCCTCGTACTGCTCTACCTAATCATGGGGGCAGCCGTCTTCCAg gtccTGGAGCAGCCTCATGAGACGAGTGAGAAGCTGAACATCCTGTTGGCCAAACTGGACTTCCTGTCCACGCACCCCTGCGTCAACCAATCACAGCTCGAGGACCTTGTCAGG CAAGTGGTTCAGGCTATCCGGGCGGGTGTCAATCCCTCCGATAACTCCTCCAATCAGACGAGCCTCTGGGACTTAAGCTCTGCCTTCTTCTTCGCTGGCACTGTCATCACCACCATCG gtttcgGCAACACCTCTCCCCATACTGAGGGTGGGCGGATCTTCTGTATCATCTACGCACTATTGGGCATCCCACTATTCGGATTCCTATTGGCTGGTGTCGGGGACCAATTGGGAACCATCTTTGGCAAGGGCATTGCGCGCGTGGAGAAGATAGTG aAGTGGAAGGTTAGCCAGACTAAGATCCGGGTGTTCTCCACGGTGCTCTTCATCCTGTTCGGCTGTCTGCTGTTCGTATCGCTGCCGGCAGCCATCTTCCAGCACATCGAGGGATGGGGAACGCTGGACGCCATCTACTTTGTAGTCGTCACGCTTACTACCATCGGATTTGGAGACTTCGTCGCAG gtGGCTCTGAGTCTGAGATTGAGTACCAGGAGTACTATAAGCCTCTGGTGTGGTTCTGGATCCTGGTGGGATTGGCTTACTTCGCTGCTATACTCAGTATGATTGGAGACTGGTTTAGAGTCATCTCCAAGAAGACCAAGGAGGAG gtggGTGAGTTCCGGGCGCATGCGGCAGAGTGGACGGCTAACGTGTCGGCTGAGTTCAACGCCACGCGGCGCCGCCTGAGCGTGGACATCTACCAGAGCTTCCAGAGAGCCGCCTCCATCAAGCGCCGGGTGTCCGCCGAGCTGCCCCCCTCCCCCGGCGAACTCAGCCCCCCCTCGCTAGACACCAGCCTGAGCCCCGTCAGCCCCGGGAAGAGGACCCTGTCGGCCTCGCTGGGGGGGTACGAggtgggcgggggtgggggtcatcattatcatcatcatcatcaccccgcCCCCGGGGGCCTGGCGCGTAATGGGAGCCTCTTCCTCAACTTGAACGGCCTCAGTCCTGACTACGCGCGCTCCCCGATGCGTCACCTGTCCCCCCGCACCCAACACCCCGACTACACCCCTCTGAGACACTCCTCCTACACCCCCGCGGCCCCCCGCACCCCAGAGTATCGGGTGCGTGCCAGCACCCCACCGCCTACAACACCCACAATGCAACGCTCTACCCAGAATACGCCACCGCCATCCACCCAGGATTCCACACAGAACACTCCGCCGTCCACAATGCAACACTCTCCCGAGaacacacccccacccaacaGAAGTAGCCCTGAAGAGTCACCATGCAAAGACATCGCCATCATAGAAGAGCTGACATAG